DNA sequence from the Deltaproteobacteria bacterium genome:
TTGCCATGCCCACGGACGATCTGGCCGCCATCTGCGCCCATGCCCGTGCCATATTTCCCCATCTCGATCGAATTACCGTTTATGGGTCATCCCAATATATCCACAATAAAGGCCCGGCGGATCTCAATACATTGAAGCGTGCCGGTCTGACGCGCATCCATGTGGGACTTGAGAGCGGGGATGATACAGTCCTTAAAAGGATTAAAAAGGGAACCCATGCCCGGGAGCAGATCGAGGCCGGGCAATGGGTAAAGGCGGCAGGGATCGAGCTGAGTGAATATGTCATGATCGGCATCGGCGGAAAGGAGCGTACCCATGAGCACGCCGTGAATACCGCAAAGGCGCTCAACGCCGTCAATCCCGATTTCATCCGAATCCGCACCTTTCTCCCGAAGATCGACACCCTCCTCCTGCACCAGATCCGAAAAGGTCGCTTCCAGGTCCTCTCCCCTCACGAGGCCCTGGGGGAAACAGGAGAAATCATACGAAACCTGGAGGTAACCTCCCGGATCGCCAGCGACCATTACACCAACTATGTGGACGTCCATGGAACCATGCCCCGGGATAAGGATAAGATGCTGACTGCCGTTATAAATGCTCTTCAAATGGGTGAGGAGATGTTTAGACCGGTATATGTGGGGACCCAGTGATGAGAAGATCCGGGACTGGTGACACACGGTATTCCTGTGGGCTGAAGCAGAAGATAAAAGGTATTCTGTGGGGGTGAACGTACAGACCGGGGGATAGGTCGACATGGTAAAGATCTCAACGCAGGTCCTCAAAAGCGGAAAGATTTTCTCATGGGAGAACATCAGTATCCGTTCACGCCCAAGTCGTATCAGAGACGCGAACCCTAAGGGTTTATGATCAATAACCCTGTTGAACCATTAAAAAAGAATTCAAGGTCCTTGACTAATTTGCAGAACCCCATCACATTATGGGATAATACACCTGCGATCCAATTTTTCAGTTCGCTGGTTGAGGCATGTGAGAGGGCATTTTTTACAAGGGGATGTGTGTGAAAGGAGGACATATGCATGCAAAAACGGAGGTCCTGATATCGTGTGTGTTTTTGCTATTCGCCGCAGACATTTGGGCAGGAGAAACCCCGATCAGCGAGGATACCCGGGCCTGTCTGGAATGCCATGCCATGGTCCATCCTGGAAGGCTGGAGGACTGGAAAAGGGGCCGCATGGCCACGATCACCCCGGCTGAAGCAATGAAGAAACCCGAGGCCCA
Encoded proteins:
- a CDS encoding radical SAM protein, giving the protein MNYEGPIYRPPSEADSLLIQATVGCPHNKCAFCMVYKKGPPYRVRPVGDIRRDLDETRRDYGPGVRTIFFPAGNTIAMPTDDLAAICAHARAIFPHLDRITVYGSSQYIHNKGPADLNTLKRAGLTRIHVGLESGDDTVLKRIKKGTHAREQIEAGQWVKAAGIELSEYVMIGIGGKERTHEHAVNTAKALNAVNPDFIRIRTFLPKIDTLLLHQIRKGRFQVLSPHEALGETGEIIRNLEVTSRIASDHYTNYVDVHGTMPRDKDKMLTAVINALQMGEEMFRPVYVGTQ